Proteins from a genomic interval of Schistocerca serialis cubense isolate TAMUIC-IGC-003099 chromosome 11, iqSchSeri2.2, whole genome shotgun sequence:
- the LOC126427168 gene encoding zinc finger protein 836-like → MDCKGTSWVKKEKNEIYAEPESLFLEDPLKIVTPSLHIKQDLELKQEDGIEHDCLEDNLGISHPNDFIKEDPELNLEVAASIRNASDSLRFIESAGDSCDISYQEALHQGAVNDKLEIYAEKSTDFSVSHNYTKIQTSQEDSLCGTRLSCSIRGKEFHKFNCSFCLQSFPSKYRLIMHIFIHIDGVQAPAFVCKSCGEVLPSDDCLKEHLRMMEGDQALSATNSEKLECSDDHENNISFECVQEGIVEQTAELPSYEVPRKTFKKSFNDICNTHTVKQAEEKLERCNDCGISCTSDHTHVHTVLSAKGHHKCVVCGKMFTQFCNLKKHKLLHTAERPYECDVCGKAFTEKCNLKQHELIHTGQRPHKCDFCGKSFTQSGHLKNHNVIHTGKRPHKCDVCAKSFTDRGSLKKHELIHTGQTPHKCDVCGKSFTQSGNLKTHVLIHTGRRPHSCNICGKSFTQSSSLKNHNVIHTGRRPHKCDVCAKSFTYRGSLKKHELIHTGQRPHKCDVCGKSFTQSGNLKTHVLIHTGRRPHSPMSVGNHLLSRVVSRNMN, encoded by the exons tgtcTTGAAGATAACTTGGGAATCTCTCATCCAAATGATTTTATCAAGGAGGATCCTGAACTAAATTTGGAG GTGGCAGCCTCAATAAGAAATGCATCTGATAGTTTAAG GTTCATTGAAAGTGCTGGTGACAGCTGTGACATTTCATATCAAGAAGCATTACATCAAGGAGCAGTCAATGACAAGCTGGAGATATATGCAGAGAAGTCAACAGATTTCAGTGTGTCTCACAACTATACCAAAATACAGACTTCACAAGAAGACAGCTTATGTGGCACAAGATTAAGTTGTAGCATCAGGGGAAAGGAATTCCATAAGTTTAACTGTAGTTTCTGCCTACAGAGCTTCCCTTCAAAATACAGACTCATAATGCATATCTTCATCCACATTGACGGTGTGCAGGCACCTGCATTTGTGTGTAAGTCATGTGGTGAGGTATTGCCCTCTGATGACTGCTTGAAAGAACATTTGAGAATGATGGAGGGTGACCAAGCATTATCTGCTACCAACAGTGAGAAACTTGAATGCAGTGATGATCATGAAAACAATATCTCCTTCGAGTGTGTACAAGAAGGAATTGTGGAACAGACTGCAGAGCTCCCTTCATACGAGGTACCCAGGAAAACCTTCAAAAAATCCTTTAATGACATATGTAACACACATACTGTGAAACAAGCTGAAGAGAAACTCGAAAGATGTAATGATTGTGGAATTTCATGTACAAGCGACCACACTCATGTCCACACTGTGCTAAGTGCAAAGGGACATCACAAATGTGTTGTTTGTGGTAAAATGTTTACTCAGTTCTGCAATCTTAAGAAACACAAATTACTACACACTGCAGAGAGACCCTACGAATGCGATGTTTGTGGAAAAGCATTTACTGAAAAGTGCAATCTGAAGCAACATGAATTAATACACACTGGACAGAGACCACACAAATGTGATTTCTGTGGAAAATCATTTACTCAGTCGGGCCATCTCAAGAACCACAATGTAATACACACAGGAAAGAGACCACACAAATGCGATGTGTGTGCAAAATCGTTTACTGACAGGGGCAGTCTCAAGAAACATGAATTAATACACACCGGACAGACACCACACAAATGCGATGTCTGTGGAAAATCATTTACTCAGTCGGGAAATCTCAAGACCcatgtattaattcacactggacgGAGACCACACAGTTGCAATATCTGTGGGAAATCATTTACTCAGTCGAGCAGTCTCAAGAACCACAATGTAATACACACAGGAAGGAGACCACACAAATGCGATGTGTGTGCAAAATCGTTTACTTACAGGGGCAGTCTCAAGAAACACGAATTAATACACACTGGACAGAGACCACACAAATGCGACGTCTGTGGAAAATCATTTACTCAGTCGGGAAATCTCAAGACCcatgtattaattcacactggacgGAGACCacacagtccaatgtctgtgggAAATCATTTACTCAGTCGAGTAGTCTCAAGAAACATGAATTAA